Below is a window of Sulfitobacter sp. SK012 DNA.
TTCACCTCTTTGGGCGGTATGCGCAGATCAACCCAATGGCTCATCTCTGACACAGGCAGGTTTTCCTCACCTTCGAAGATCAGTTGGCTGACGATTTGTTGCATCCACGTCGTCCCAGATTTTCCATACGTCCCGATAATAATGTCATCGTCGCGAAAATGAATGTCGTCCCAGACCGTGCTGTCGATATGATGATTGTGTATGTCGCGGGTTTTTGTAGGCAAGTTAGGCATTGTGAAATTCCTTCATACTCCAAATATCTTGCCCAAAAGCTATATGCAGCCACCCATTGCACAAATACACAATAGTGGCCTGCGGCTCTGCAATAGTGCACAATGCCCCTAAGCTTGGGGGAATAATGTTCAATTGGAACGACGTTCGAGTGTTTCTGGCTGTTGCTGAAGAGGGGTCGACGCTCGCTGCTGCCAGTATCATCGGCATGAACCATACCACTGTTGCGCGCCGCATAGACGCATTAGAATACGCTCTCAATCTTGCGCTTTTTGAGCGCACGAACCGTGGGTACAGCTTGACGGCCCAAGGGTTGGTTTTATTTGACGCCGCGAAAACAATGCGTGTTTCAGCGGCATCCGTCCAAACTGCTGCTGACCAGTTGGCTCGCGATGATGAAGGTGTGATCCGGTTTGCGGGAAATGCTGAGGCGATGCAGAGATTTGGCGTCGAAATGGCCTCAAAATTCAGAGAAACTAACCCCGATATTTCGTTCGAACTGTTGATTGATGTGGCGTGGGACAAAAGCCAATCGCCACTAGAAGTGGGCAAAGCCGATTTGGCGCTTCGACCATTGGATGAGCTTACCGGAGATACACTAATAGCTAAAAAATTGGCTCGGATT
It encodes the following:
- a CDS encoding LysR family transcriptional regulator; this encodes MFNWNDVRVFLAVAEEGSTLAAASIIGMNHTTVARRIDALEYALNLALFERTNRGYSLTAQGLVLFDAAKTMRVSAASVQTAADQLARDDEGVIRFAGNAEAMQRFGVEMASKFRETNPDISFELLIDVAWDKSQSPLEVGKADLALRPLDELTGDTLIAKKLARIPLGIYCNTAYYRKYGAPRSLEETKGRKFVIYSDEVARGMKAVNWLNQQLDPKDILYQVNAVTSMVATLQSVAGLGLLPCVTGDATPDLVRCFHHEELHHTLWLVASKESYLRPAVRKFMAFAGEYFRSGIQVET